In one Nitrososphaera viennensis EN76 genomic region, the following are encoded:
- a CDS encoding ribosome biogenesis/translation initiation ATPase RLI gives MGSDDPSSTHRVAVMDYELCQPRKCGLECIVYCPVNKTGGQCIIQREEDGKALISEELCTGCGICIKKCPFDAIVIVNLAKELSEDKIHQYGVNSFRFYRLPTPKKGAVVGLVGRNGMGKSTIVNVLSGSMKPNLGRFEGEPAWDEVLKYFQGTELKAHFEKIANGQLRASIKPQLVYLIPKAFKGTPKELLKKYDERKVSDSLVEELGLKNVLDRDLATLSGGELQRLAVAVAAAKDADYYFFDEPSSYNDVYQRLAVAKVMKNLAEQGKSVMVVEHDMTLLDYLSDYIHIIYGEPGAYGIVSALQSTKVGINNFLDGYLPAENVRFREKAFRFDVATAADDIVEELAVASYTDVSKAFPSFRLNVAAGKIRRGEIVGVVGANALGKTTFMRMLAGVDKPNSGKIEVGAKISYKPQYLNQDYEGDVRSLLYTAYQAPIENSPAEEQIIIPLGIKKLLEKSVKNLSGGELQKVAVAASLLRQADIYALDEPSAFLDAEDRIAVAKFLQRFVRAQGRSAIIIDHDLQLVDLVSDTLVIFEGEPGIEGHATAPMRKEDGMNRFLKALAITYRRDETTGRPRVNKEGGRLDREQKDSGNYYYTRQPQQ, from the coding sequence ATGGGAAGCGACGACCCGTCATCGACCCACCGCGTAGCGGTAATGGACTATGAGCTGTGCCAGCCAAGAAAGTGCGGCCTAGAGTGCATAGTATACTGCCCGGTGAACAAGACGGGGGGCCAGTGCATAATCCAGCGCGAGGAGGATGGAAAAGCGCTTATATCCGAAGAACTGTGCACGGGCTGCGGCATCTGCATAAAGAAATGCCCCTTTGACGCCATTGTAATAGTCAACCTTGCAAAAGAGCTGTCGGAGGACAAAATTCATCAATACGGCGTCAACTCGTTCCGCTTTTACCGCCTGCCGACTCCAAAAAAAGGCGCGGTGGTCGGCCTCGTGGGCCGAAACGGCATGGGCAAGTCCACGATCGTAAACGTCCTTTCAGGCAGCATGAAGCCAAACCTCGGCAGGTTCGAGGGCGAGCCTGCATGGGACGAGGTGCTGAAATATTTTCAGGGCACTGAGCTAAAAGCCCACTTTGAAAAGATAGCAAACGGCCAGCTGCGCGCTTCGATCAAGCCGCAGCTCGTGTACCTGATACCAAAGGCTTTCAAGGGCACGCCAAAAGAACTGCTAAAGAAATACGACGAGCGCAAGGTCTCTGACAGCTTGGTCGAAGAGCTGGGACTGAAAAACGTTCTTGACCGCGACCTTGCTACTCTTTCGGGAGGCGAGCTCCAGCGCCTTGCGGTGGCGGTGGCGGCGGCAAAGGACGCCGACTATTACTTTTTCGACGAGCCGTCCTCGTACAACGACGTGTACCAGCGCCTTGCAGTCGCAAAGGTGATGAAAAACCTTGCAGAGCAGGGCAAGAGCGTGATGGTAGTCGAGCACGACATGACGCTCCTTGACTATCTGTCCGACTATATTCATATAATATACGGCGAGCCGGGCGCGTACGGCATCGTCTCGGCACTGCAGAGCACCAAGGTTGGCATCAACAACTTTCTTGACGGCTATTTGCCGGCGGAAAACGTGCGGTTCCGCGAAAAGGCGTTCCGCTTTGACGTTGCCACCGCGGCGGACGACATCGTGGAGGAACTGGCAGTCGCAAGCTATACCGACGTTTCAAAGGCATTTCCCTCGTTCAGGCTGAACGTCGCTGCGGGCAAGATCCGCAGGGGCGAGATAGTGGGCGTGGTGGGCGCAAACGCGCTCGGCAAGACGACGTTCATGCGCATGCTCGCCGGGGTCGACAAGCCCAACTCGGGCAAGATTGAGGTAGGCGCCAAGATATCGTACAAGCCGCAGTACCTCAACCAGGATTACGAGGGCGACGTGCGCTCGCTCCTGTACACGGCGTACCAGGCCCCAATCGAAAACTCGCCGGCAGAAGAGCAGATCATAATCCCGCTTGGCATAAAGAAACTTCTTGAAAAGAGCGTCAAGAACCTGAGCGGAGGCGAGCTGCAAAAGGTCGCGGTTGCCGCATCACTCTTGCGCCAGGCAGACATTTACGCGCTTGACGAGCCGTCCGCCTTCCTTGATGCAGAGGACAGGATAGCGGTCGCAAAATTCCTGCAGCGCTTTGTCAGGGCGCAGGGGCGCTCGGCGATAATCATCGACCACGACCTCCAGCTGGTAGACCTTGTGTCAGACACGCTCGTGATATTCGAGGGCGAGCCGGGCATAGAAGGCCACGCGACTGCCCCCATGCGCAAGGAGGATGGCATGAACCGCTTTTTGAAGGCGCTTGCGATCACATACAGGCGCGACGAGACCACCGGCAGGCCCCGCGTGAACAAGGAAGGCGGCAGGCTGGACAGGGAGCAAAAGGACTCGGGCAACTATTACTACACAAGGCAGCCGCAGCAATAA
- a CDS encoding winged helix-turn-helix domain-containing protein, whose amino-acid sequence MWTKDERKATDGLANILGSRPSGRAFTPRKKKRRAPVSIIDLSIMDALVDDPKLPFGELVKSTGLSPKTVRKHLELLLETKTISIEPSLGALTDSGKLIYQLLVAGRVGMSEVRRTIGETALTHHTQEPPTKYMLRMGSSLADVMTKTRVLEKVQGVESVTISLNREVLVSTDLRHSLIRKEIHKLEKERRARLN is encoded by the coding sequence ATGTGGACAAAAGACGAGCGCAAGGCCACGGACGGCCTCGCAAATATCCTGGGGTCCAGGCCCTCGGGACGGGCTTTTACGCCACGCAAAAAGAAGAGGCGAGCGCCGGTTTCGATTATCGACCTGTCCATAATGGATGCCTTGGTAGACGATCCCAAGTTGCCATTTGGCGAACTTGTAAAATCCACGGGGCTGAGTCCAAAGACTGTACGCAAGCACCTTGAGCTGCTCTTAGAGACGAAAACGATTTCCATCGAGCCAAGTCTAGGGGCACTGACGGATTCCGGCAAATTGATATATCAGCTGCTGGTCGCCGGGAGGGTCGGCATGAGCGAAGTGCGAAGGACAATAGGCGAGACTGCCCTGACGCACCACACCCAGGAACCGCCGACGAAGTACATGCTCCGCATGGGAAGCTCGCTGGCCGATGTGATGACAAAGACCCGCGTGCTGGAAAAGGTCCAGGGAGTCGAGTCTGTCACGATTTCTTTGAACCGGGAGGTGCTGGTCTCTACGGACCTCAGGCACTCCCTAATCAGGAAGGAAATTCACAAGCTGGAAAAGGAACGAAGAGCAAGGTTAAATTAA
- a CDS encoding leucyl aminopeptidase yields MVQIRVEKAKIDQKQTSLLVIGVFEGEQDFSQSKELDPSVLTYIKEALENKDFRGTFGSSMVAYTLGKGPMKKIMLLGLGKRDKFTDEMARICAGKAAHRARDLGTKEFSILQFSNLDEGLVEAMTEGIALALYTFDKYKAQDKDAVRVEEVTILINSDSPRFSMIAERASHVADAVNFARDLGNLPPNDCPPAHLASVALSLAAEYGMKARVIDRYELENMNMGGIVAVGKGSNNPPKLIILEYNGATASDAKPYLLVGKAVTFDTGGISLKPGDKMDEMKFDKCGGCNVLAILRAVASLKLAVNVVGIVPSVENMPSSTAYRPGDIIRMYNGKTVEVLNTDAEGRMILADALAYGISTYSPKAVIDMATLTGAAIIALGANVAALVGNNKQLTDRVRRMAEKAGERVWDLPLYDEFHEQIKSSYADIKNVGGRSGGAITAAAFLSNFVAGTPWVHMDIAGTAWTQDGTYERSYNPKGATGFGIRTLLKLLGEEEKPSTSSSSSSQQGQQQQQQQQ; encoded by the coding sequence ATGGTCCAGATCAGGGTAGAAAAGGCCAAGATCGATCAAAAGCAGACGTCGCTTCTGGTTATCGGCGTGTTTGAAGGCGAGCAGGATTTCTCGCAGTCCAAAGAGCTTGACCCGTCCGTTTTGACGTACATAAAAGAGGCGCTTGAGAACAAGGATTTCCGCGGGACTTTTGGCTCCAGCATGGTTGCGTACACGCTGGGCAAGGGCCCGATGAAAAAGATTATGCTCCTTGGCCTTGGCAAGCGGGACAAGTTCACCGACGAGATGGCAAGGATATGCGCCGGCAAGGCGGCCCACCGTGCAAGGGACCTTGGCACAAAGGAATTTTCTATACTGCAGTTCTCAAACCTCGACGAGGGGCTCGTGGAGGCGATGACGGAGGGCATCGCGCTTGCGCTATACACCTTTGACAAGTACAAGGCGCAGGACAAGGACGCCGTCCGCGTTGAAGAAGTCACGATCCTGATAAACTCTGACTCGCCGCGCTTTTCCATGATAGCCGAGCGCGCAAGCCACGTCGCAGACGCCGTCAACTTTGCACGCGACCTCGGCAACCTGCCCCCGAACGACTGCCCGCCGGCGCACCTTGCGTCGGTGGCGCTTTCTCTGGCAGCCGAATATGGCATGAAGGCCCGCGTCATCGACCGGTACGAGCTTGAGAACATGAACATGGGGGGAATCGTGGCGGTGGGCAAGGGGAGCAACAACCCGCCCAAACTGATAATCCTCGAATACAACGGCGCCACAGCAAGCGACGCCAAGCCCTACCTGCTTGTGGGAAAGGCAGTCACGTTTGACACGGGCGGCATATCGCTCAAGCCGGGAGACAAGATGGACGAGATGAAGTTTGACAAGTGCGGCGGCTGCAACGTGCTTGCGATACTGCGCGCCGTTGCCTCGCTGAAACTTGCGGTAAACGTGGTCGGCATCGTGCCGTCGGTGGAAAACATGCCGTCAAGCACGGCGTACAGGCCCGGCGACATTATCAGGATGTACAACGGCAAGACAGTCGAAGTGCTCAATACCGACGCCGAGGGGCGCATGATCCTTGCAGATGCGCTGGCGTACGGCATTTCCACCTACAGCCCAAAGGCAGTCATCGACATGGCCACGCTAACTGGCGCAGCCATAATCGCGCTTGGCGCCAACGTCGCGGCGCTTGTCGGCAACAACAAGCAGCTGACCGACAGGGTGCGCAGGATGGCAGAGAAGGCCGGCGAGCGGGTGTGGGACTTGCCGCTGTACGACGAGTTCCACGAGCAGATAAAAAGCTCGTACGCTGACATCAAGAACGTCGGGGGCAGGTCCGGAGGCGCGATAACGGCAGCGGCGTTTCTCTCCAATTTCGTCGCCGGGACGCCGTGGGTCCACATGGACATCGCCGGCACGGCGTGGACGCAGGACGGCACCTACGAGAGGAGCTACAACCCAAAGGGCGCCACGGGCTTTGGCATAAGGACGCTCTTGAAACTGCTTGGAGAGGAAGAAAAGCCATCAACATCATCATCGTCATCATCACAGCAGGGACAACAGCAGCAACAACAGCAGCAGTAG
- a CDS encoding ribulose-phosphate 3-epimerase, with amino-acid sequence MTIMGFDMRYLELKRKVREVRMWAIQGIAEAGSGHPGASFSAAEIMSTLYFRRMRHDPKDPAWQERDYFINSKAHSAPGYYSTLAVAGYFPPEELKTLRKLGSRLQGHPVRYSGRQKDHSVPGVEYSGGSEGIGLSVGVGIALASKLDGKKNRVYVMIGDGESNEGQIWEASMAAAKFKLDNLVAVLDRNRIQQDGFTEDIMPLDPAKNKWEAFNWQVFEVDGHRVEQLVDALNRASQVKDKPVMIVANTVKGNGIRHMANNPQWHGKAPSKKQTPVLLEELESEYFIAPSIIAGEKENYEDKIRKVEREGVEMIHLDVMDGKFVPNTTFLADTIKRLRRVTVLPFDAHLMIENPLAHIDEYIDARCDVITVHAEACNEDEFVQIQDRCLAAGISPGIAINPKTDIPEWLYPHISNVDVVIVMSVNPGFAGQKFMPEVLPKMVAVNKKLREHGFKGYIEADGGIDSTTLPQVYDAGARIFVAGNAVYGNVDVHTAVIQLRHKAAVALEKKLLDHATRIGIRGDWMKARKHILIPYASELGIEAELHAIK; translated from the coding sequence ATGACAATAATGGGATTTGACATGCGCTATCTGGAGCTGAAGAGAAAGGTACGCGAGGTCCGCATGTGGGCCATCCAGGGGATCGCGGAGGCCGGCTCGGGCCACCCCGGCGCGTCGTTTTCGGCCGCAGAGATAATGAGCACGCTCTACTTCCGCAGGATGAGGCATGACCCGAAAGACCCGGCGTGGCAGGAGCGCGACTACTTCATCAATTCAAAGGCTCATTCTGCGCCCGGCTATTACTCGACCCTTGCGGTGGCAGGCTATTTCCCGCCGGAAGAACTGAAAACGCTGCGCAAGCTGGGATCGCGCCTCCAGGGCCACCCCGTGCGCTACTCGGGGCGCCAGAAGGACCACAGCGTGCCCGGCGTAGAGTATTCCGGCGGATCGGAGGGCATCGGGCTCTCGGTCGGTGTCGGCATCGCGCTTGCAAGCAAGCTGGACGGCAAGAAAAACCGCGTCTATGTCATGATAGGCGACGGCGAGTCAAACGAGGGCCAGATATGGGAGGCCTCGATGGCGGCTGCAAAATTCAAGCTTGACAACCTGGTAGCGGTGCTTGACCGAAACCGCATCCAGCAGGACGGCTTTACCGAGGACATCATGCCCCTTGACCCGGCAAAGAACAAGTGGGAGGCGTTCAACTGGCAGGTGTTTGAAGTAGACGGCCACCGCGTGGAGCAGTTGGTGGACGCGCTGAACAGGGCGTCTCAGGTAAAGGACAAGCCCGTGATGATAGTCGCAAACACGGTCAAGGGAAACGGGATACGCCACATGGCAAACAACCCGCAGTGGCACGGAAAGGCGCCGTCGAAAAAGCAGACGCCAGTGCTCCTTGAGGAGCTGGAAAGCGAGTACTTCATCGCGCCCTCCATAATCGCCGGCGAGAAGGAAAACTATGAGGACAAGATACGCAAGGTCGAGCGCGAGGGCGTGGAGATGATACACCTCGACGTCATGGACGGCAAGTTCGTCCCGAACACGACGTTCCTTGCCGACACGATAAAGCGCCTGAGGCGCGTTACCGTGCTTCCCTTTGACGCGCACCTGATGATAGAAAACCCTCTCGCACACATTGACGAGTACATCGACGCGCGCTGCGACGTCATCACGGTCCACGCAGAGGCGTGCAACGAGGACGAGTTTGTGCAGATACAGGACAGGTGCCTGGCGGCAGGCATCAGCCCCGGAATCGCGATAAACCCCAAGACAGACATACCAGAATGGCTGTACCCACACATTTCAAACGTCGACGTCGTGATAGTCATGTCGGTCAACCCCGGCTTTGCAGGCCAGAAATTCATGCCAGAGGTGCTTCCAAAGATGGTCGCAGTCAACAAAAAGCTTCGCGAGCACGGCTTTAAAGGCTACATAGAGGCCGACGGAGGTATCGACTCGACAACACTGCCGCAGGTGTACGACGCCGGCGCGCGCATATTTGTCGCCGGCAACGCAGTCTACGGCAACGTCGACGTGCACACGGCGGTGATACAGCTGCGCCACAAGGCGGCAGTCGCGCTTGAGAAGAAACTTCTCGACCATGCGACGCGCATCGGGATAAGGGGCGACTGGATGAAGGCGCGTAAACATATATTGATTCCGTACGCTTCTGAACTTGGGATAGAGGCAGAGCTTCATGCTATTAAGTAG
- a CDS encoding transketolase family protein, whose amino-acid sequence MLLSSEKKTADMRGAYGDALVELGKTDSRIVCVGGDTTDSLKTKKFGDKYPERMFNVGIAEANLVSIAAGLAIAGKVAFASTYAAFIPGRAVDQIRNTICYPALDVKLVVSHGGLTVGPDGASHQQIEDLSTTRAMPNMRVMVPADAVAVRHLIKAMVDTPGPFYMRLARPTTELVYAESTPADQFRVGRGNVLVDGSDATIVACGLMVGKALEAANLLKREEGISARVVDMFTIKPVDFDLVAKCAKETGAIATAEEHNIIGGLGAAVSEAAGETYPVPIKRVGVRDTFGESARDEEVDTLLEQYGLTATEIAKAVVEARSRMKK is encoded by the coding sequence ATGCTATTAAGTAGCGAGAAAAAGACGGCAGACATGAGGGGCGCGTACGGCGATGCCCTCGTGGAGCTTGGCAAGACCGACTCGCGCATCGTCTGCGTCGGAGGGGACACCACCGACTCGCTCAAGACCAAGAAATTTGGCGACAAGTACCCGGAGCGCATGTTCAACGTCGGGATCGCAGAGGCAAACCTCGTCTCGATCGCCGCCGGCCTGGCAATTGCAGGCAAGGTGGCGTTTGCAAGCACCTATGCGGCTTTTATCCCTGGAAGGGCGGTCGACCAGATCCGAAACACGATATGCTATCCCGCCCTTGACGTCAAGCTGGTCGTGTCGCACGGCGGCCTGACAGTAGGCCCGGACGGCGCGTCGCATCAGCAGATTGAAGACCTGAGCACGACTCGCGCCATGCCAAACATGCGCGTCATGGTTCCCGCGGACGCGGTCGCAGTCAGGCACCTGATAAAGGCGATGGTCGACACTCCGGGCCCCTTTTACATGCGCCTTGCAAGGCCGACCACAGAGCTTGTTTATGCAGAGTCGACCCCGGCCGACCAGTTCAGGGTCGGCAGGGGCAACGTGCTTGTGGACGGCTCTGACGCGACGATAGTTGCGTGCGGCCTGATGGTCGGAAAGGCGCTTGAAGCCGCAAATCTCCTAAAGCGCGAGGAGGGCATCTCTGCAAGGGTGGTCGACATGTTCACGATAAAGCCGGTCGATTTTGACCTCGTGGCAAAGTGCGCCAAGGAAACCGGCGCTATTGCCACCGCCGAAGAGCACAACATCATCGGAGGCCTCGGTGCGGCTGTTTCAGAGGCGGCAGGAGAAACTTATCCGGTGCCGATAAAGCGCGTCGGCGTGCGCGACACGTTTGGCGAGTCGGCAAGGGACGAGGAGGTCGACACGCTCCTGGAGCAGTACGGCCTGACCGCAACAGAAATAGCAAAGGCGGTAGTTGAAGCAAGGAGCAGGATGAAAAAATAA
- the fsa gene encoding fructose-6-phosphate aldolase translates to MKIFLDTANLDSIKKYNDMGLVDGVTTNPTLLSKEKGNPADIMHEIVRIVKGPVSLEVVGTTYDSMMEEAHRLKKYGRNVVVKIPMLPDGMKAVKKLSEEGIETNVTLVFSANQAVLAAKAGASYVSPFIGRLDDAGQDGMTLIREIVQIFNNYKFTTNVLVASVRHPMHVVEAGKVGAHVVTLPPDILGKMMAHPLTDKGLAAFLADWEKVKKENPKLSL, encoded by the coding sequence ATGAAGATCTTTCTTGACACGGCCAACCTCGACTCGATAAAAAAGTACAACGACATGGGCCTGGTCGACGGGGTCACCACCAACCCGACGCTTCTGTCAAAGGAGAAGGGAAACCCGGCCGACATCATGCACGAGATCGTGCGCATTGTCAAGGGCCCGGTGAGCCTCGAGGTCGTCGGGACGACGTACGACAGCATGATGGAAGAGGCGCACAGGCTGAAAAAATACGGCAGAAACGTCGTAGTCAAGATACCGATGCTCCCTGACGGCATGAAGGCGGTCAAGAAGCTCAGTGAGGAAGGAATAGAGACAAATGTCACGCTGGTCTTCTCCGCAAACCAGGCAGTCCTTGCTGCAAAGGCGGGCGCGTCGTACGTCAGCCCGTTCATAGGCAGGCTGGACGACGCGGGGCAGGACGGCATGACCCTGATACGGGAGATAGTGCAGATCTTTAACAACTACAAGTTCACCACAAACGTGCTCGTCGCAAGCGTGCGCCACCCGATGCACGTGGTGGAGGCAGGCAAGGTTGGTGCCCACGTAGTCACGCTGCCCCCCGACATACTCGGCAAGATGATGGCCCACCCGCTCACCGACAAGGGGCTTGCCGCGTTTCTTGCAGACTGGGAGAAGGTAAAGAAGGAAAACCCGAAACTGTCGCTCTAG
- a CDS encoding vWA domain-containing protein: MSKLEKAVMRNDVLLDIATFLARRWSGNDRTIITLAPDRPPATKPDKSQVTLPALAYYVGTDFQRYRQWRVALWYESMRMRHSSKVLSNEHAFGFLLNTLETKRVEILGLRDWEGMENELIFYEGISWQSRQLLNTIYGRYKIAEAFSQYFLTGYVKGELFGGELEKVQKAVEFANEVVKEALDNNYGTEWVEQQIPKLIKMLELDPLVSIPVLAPRTRMGASLTQQDVLKQIEKVVRTKKREKDSEEKSKEIYEGSDVLHEFEALVKESKKTENKGYDSLENFGLSVPDRMDVDETQIYDLDLIQKVKAAFREWKTGWVERHDETGEELDIETIVESLPKPFLSDVKLSIKSKVVLLLDHSSSIADVETEYKQATVALCEALSYLGVKFAVYAFSTENRQVKCWVVKPPTVKWSLVCARRLAQIKAVGGTPLAEVYGLLQPVLKSFKPDIFVTLTDGEPSDFDAVRAMVLSYRKVGIKMVAIGVGRNLNDAVGIGQNLKYLNYEKALSVSRLQDMPKKVIKLLRA, translated from the coding sequence ATGTCCAAGCTTGAAAAAGCCGTGATGCGAAACGACGTCCTCCTGGACATCGCCACGTTCCTTGCCCGCAGGTGGTCAGGAAATGACAGGACAATAATCACGCTTGCGCCGGACAGGCCGCCGGCGACCAAGCCGGACAAGAGCCAGGTGACGCTACCGGCGCTTGCCTACTACGTCGGCACGGACTTTCAAAGATACAGGCAGTGGCGCGTCGCCCTCTGGTACGAGTCGATGCGCATGCGCCATTCAAGCAAGGTGCTGTCAAACGAGCACGCTTTTGGCTTTCTCTTGAACACGCTAGAGACAAAGCGCGTCGAGATACTGGGCCTCCGCGACTGGGAGGGCATGGAAAACGAGCTGATATTTTACGAGGGTATATCGTGGCAGTCCCGGCAGCTTTTGAACACCATCTACGGCCGGTACAAGATTGCAGAGGCGTTCTCGCAGTATTTCCTGACAGGCTATGTAAAGGGCGAGCTTTTCGGGGGCGAGCTTGAGAAGGTGCAGAAAGCCGTCGAGTTTGCCAACGAGGTGGTGAAGGAGGCGCTTGACAACAACTATGGCACCGAGTGGGTCGAGCAGCAGATCCCAAAACTGATAAAGATGCTGGAGCTTGACCCGCTTGTCTCCATACCCGTCCTTGCGCCCCGCACCAGGATGGGCGCGTCGCTGACGCAGCAGGACGTGCTGAAGCAGATAGAGAAGGTCGTCAGGACGAAAAAGAGGGAAAAGGATTCCGAGGAAAAGTCCAAAGAGATCTACGAGGGAAGCGACGTGCTGCACGAGTTCGAGGCGCTCGTCAAGGAGAGCAAGAAGACCGAGAACAAGGGCTACGACAGCCTGGAGAACTTTGGCCTGAGCGTGCCGGACAGGATGGACGTGGACGAGACGCAAATCTACGACCTCGACCTCATACAGAAGGTCAAGGCCGCGTTCAGGGAGTGGAAGACAGGCTGGGTCGAGCGCCATGACGAGACAGGCGAGGAGCTTGACATCGAGACTATTGTGGAATCGCTGCCAAAGCCCTTCCTCTCTGACGTGAAACTGTCGATAAAGTCCAAGGTCGTCCTGCTCCTGGACCATTCAAGCAGCATAGCCGACGTGGAGACTGAATACAAGCAGGCCACGGTTGCACTCTGCGAGGCACTCAGCTACCTTGGCGTGAAGTTTGCCGTGTACGCGTTTTCCACCGAGAACCGGCAGGTAAAGTGCTGGGTGGTCAAGCCGCCAACGGTCAAGTGGTCGCTCGTGTGCGCCCGCCGGCTCGCGCAGATAAAGGCGGTTGGTGGGACGCCGCTTGCAGAGGTCTACGGGCTCCTGCAGCCGGTGCTCAAGTCGTTCAAGCCGGACATATTCGTGACCCTGACCGACGGCGAGCCGTCCGACTTTGACGCCGTGAGGGCGATGGTGCTTTCCTACCGCAAGGTCGGGATAAAGATGGTGGCAATAGGGGTCGGGCGCAACCTCAACGACGCGGTGGGAATCGGCCAGAACCTGAAATACCTGAACTATGAAAAGGCCCTGTCGGTCAGCCGGCTCCAGGACATGCCGAAAAAAGTGATAAAGCTCTTGCGCGCCTAG
- a CDS encoding AAA family ATPase produces MAATELDDGSHEVVYLDWNNALDVLEKAYKAGLFVLIIGPKGTGKTTLVRKFASAMKKELYSVNFSLRTRESHLVGTRTIDKGEISFVEGVLVKSMKEGTMLYLDELNAAEADVLLRLDEALDDRRQLVLKEAEGQLVKASPDWFVIATINPLSHVGTKELPPQLLSRFPVRMRLDYPPEDLELEIVKRHVKMDDGRMRDVKHAIQLARSLRDAAAVEELYYSPSLRETIAFAKMLNAGLSGRQAAEVVYANAYDQWGQVEYQKVLDMITSIFGDK; encoded by the coding sequence ATGGCAGCGACTGAACTGGACGATGGCAGTCATGAGGTGGTTTACCTTGACTGGAACAACGCCCTGGACGTGCTTGAAAAGGCCTACAAGGCCGGGCTCTTTGTGCTAATCATCGGCCCCAAGGGGACCGGCAAGACCACGCTTGTGCGCAAGTTCGCCTCGGCGATGAAAAAAGAGCTTTATTCCGTGAACTTTTCGCTCAGAACGAGGGAATCGCACCTTGTCGGCACGAGGACGATTGACAAGGGGGAGATAAGCTTTGTCGAAGGCGTGCTGGTAAAATCGATGAAGGAAGGAACGATGCTGTACCTCGACGAGCTAAACGCAGCAGAAGCGGACGTCCTCCTGCGCCTTGACGAGGCCCTCGACGACAGGCGCCAGCTGGTGCTCAAGGAGGCCGAGGGCCAGCTCGTAAAGGCGTCGCCGGACTGGTTCGTGATTGCGACGATAAACCCGCTTTCGCACGTGGGGACAAAGGAACTGCCGCCGCAGCTCTTGAGCAGGTTCCCGGTGAGGATGAGGCTTGACTACCCGCCGGAGGACTTGGAGCTGGAGATAGTAAAGAGGCACGTCAAGATGGACGACGGCAGGATGCGCGACGTCAAGCACGCTATACAGCTCGCCAGGAGCCTGCGCGACGCCGCGGCCGTGGAAGAGCTGTATTACAGCCCGTCGCTCAGGGAGACCATAGCGTTTGCCAAGATGCTAAACGCCGGGCTTTCAGGCAGGCAGGCTGCCGAAGTCGTGTACGCAAACGCGTACGACCAGTGGGGCCAGGTGGAATACCAGAAGGTCCTGGACATGATAACCTCGATCTTTGGCGACAAGTGA
- a CDS encoding hemerythrin domain-containing protein produces the protein MSTRELVQDHATVRRIRDIAQKCSDRLYAGDDIPLEEIEIISVVIEEFVDAFHHGKEEKAYFPANERKSGDYAEEVRKFKIEHEFGRRVAGMMLRSLKKWKSGVVDGREPVARFLKTYAAFVTDHTGKEEKFFEMVEEMRSISSEEDRQILRHYEACRIDVGGSARVQELLRLVEYLEEREWMKKKK, from the coding sequence ATGAGCACCCGGGAGCTCGTGCAGGACCACGCCACTGTCAGGCGCATACGCGACATTGCGCAGAAATGCTCCGACAGGCTGTACGCCGGCGACGACATCCCGCTTGAGGAAATCGAGATAATCTCCGTCGTCATCGAAGAGTTTGTGGACGCGTTCCACCACGGCAAGGAGGAAAAGGCCTACTTTCCGGCAAACGAGCGCAAGAGTGGCGACTACGCGGAGGAGGTGCGCAAGTTCAAGATAGAGCACGAGTTCGGGCGCAGGGTCGCAGGGATGATGCTCCGCAGCCTGAAAAAGTGGAAGAGCGGGGTTGTTGACGGCAGGGAGCCCGTCGCGCGGTTCTTAAAGACGTACGCGGCGTTTGTCACGGACCACACCGGCAAGGAAGAGAAATTTTTTGAAATGGTCGAAGAAATGAGGAGCATATCAAGCGAGGAGGACAGGCAGATCCTGCGCCACTATGAGGCGTGCAGGATCGACGTGGGAGGGAGCGCAAGGGTGCAGGAGTTGTTGAGGCTGGTCGAGTACCTGGAAGAAAGGGAGTGGATGAAGAAGAAAAAATGA